The following coding sequences lie in one Arabidopsis thaliana chromosome 3, partial sequence genomic window:
- a CDS encoding uncharacterized protein (unknown protein; FUNCTIONS IN: molecular_function unknown; INVOLVED IN: biological_process unknown; LOCATED IN: endomembrane system; Has 0 Blast hits to 0 proteins in 0 species (source: NCBI BLink).) has protein sequence MKRNLWLIALFLALSLVISSYAASTWPYQNRKLLIIESRPSKSRPAPQCC, from the exons atgaagagaaatttgTGGCTGATTGCTTTGTTTTTGGCTCTCTCATTGGTGATTTCATCTTATGCAGCTTCAACTTGGCCATACCAAAACCGTAAACTTT TGATAATAGAATCACGGCCAAGTAAGTCGAGACCCGCGCCCCAGTGTTGTTAG
- a CDS encoding uncharacterized protein (unknown protein; FUNCTIONS IN: molecular_function unknown; INVOLVED IN: biological_process unknown; LOCATED IN: endomembrane system; Has 3 Blast hits to 3 proteins in 2 species: Archae - 0; Bacteria - 0; Metazoa - 0; Fungi - 0; Plants - 3; Viruses - 0; Other Eukaryotes - 0 (source: NCBI BLink).) has product MKVKFCLIASLLILSFAISSYVVSYKSKEETIAETIHIRKVMKIRVPRSKSPPDRQWGEGDSPQAASPNSV; this is encoded by the exons ATGAAGGTCAAGTTCTGTTTGATTGCTTCccttttgattctctctttcgCGATTTCGTCATACGTCGTCTCATACAAATCCA aagaagaaacaatagCAGAAACGATTCACATTCGAAAGGTAATGAAGATCAGAGTACCTCGTAGTAAGTCACCACCCGATCGCCAATGGGGTGAGGGTGACTCGCCACAAGCCGCAAGTCCAAATTCAGTATAA